CCTTCGCCAGTTGGGCCGCGCAGGTGCCGGACGGTTTCGTCTTCTCCCTGAAGGCGCCGCGCTACGCCACGAACCGCCGGGTGCTGGCGGAGGGCGGCGAGAGCATCGCCCGCTTCGTGGAGAGCGGCCTTGCGGAACTGGGCGACAAGCTCGGCCCCATCAACTGGCAGTTCCCGCCCACCAAGGCCTTCGACCCCGACGATTTCGGCGCTTTCCTCAACCATCTGCCGGAGACCGTGGACGGGGTGAAGCTGCGCCACGCCTTGGAAGTGCGCCATGCCTCCTTTTGCACAGCGGAATTCGTGGCGCTGGCCCGAAAGCACAAGATGGCGGTCATTTTCGCTGATGATGACGACTATCCCGCCATCGCCGACGTGACGGCGGATTTCGTCTACGCCCGCCTCCAGCGGGCGCGGGAGGAAGAGCCCACCGGCTACAGCCCCGACGTTCTCAAGGGATGGCTCGAACGGGCGCGCATTTGGGAAGCCGGAGGCGTGCCCGAGGATCTCCCGTCCTATGGTGATCCCGCTCCCAAGCCGAAGAAGGCGGCCAGGCGCGACGTGTTCGTCTACATGATCAACGGCGCCAAGGTGCGGGCGCCGGCGGCGGCGCAGGCCCTACTCGCCCTTGTCCGATAGGTGGTGCACGCCCAGCTGCTCGGACAGGCGCGTCAGCACGGCGAAGATGAGGGCGGTGGACCAGCCGAACAGCAGCATGCCGTTCGCCGCCGTCACCGGTCCGAGCAGGCGCCAGGGCTTGGCGGGCAGGAGGTCGCCATAGCCGAGCGTCGTGAAATTCACGAAGGCGAGGTAATAGGAATCCTTGTCCTGCACCACGCCGTCCACTGCGACATAGGCCACGGCCCACACCGCCACCTCCACGAGATGGGCGAAGGTGAGGATGGCGCCGGTCAGCATCATGCCGAGCAGCAGGCCGCGCATGGCGTGGCGCAGGCGTACCCGCTTCGTGAACACGAGCAGCGCCCGCACGAGGAAGACGCTGGCCACCGAATGGATGACCACCGTGATGAGGCTGATGAGGATTCCGTAGACCAGCTCTGCGGGCATTCATCCAACTCCACCTGCGCCGTTTCCGTCCATGGCCGTCGAGTGGGGAAATAACAAGGCCTCTCGCGCGTCCCGGCGGACGTGCCGCGCCCCCCGGGCGCCGGAACCCGGCGAGGACGGGATGTGTTATGATGCGACCCATCGCGACGCCGTGCGGAAGCCCCGCCGCCCGCGAGCCGGTGAACCGGGCGGCCATTCCCGGAAAAGCTCATGTTCCCGCCGGCGCGGACGAAAAGGAACGGCGCGCGACCTCTCCAGACAAGGAGGCACGCTCATGACGCCGAACACAGCACAGGACAAGCCGGTCAAGCTGCAATACTGGCCGAGCTCCCACACGGTGGACGCCCCCGACAGCTGGCCGGAGCCCTATGGCTTCGACACGGTGGAGGATGCGGTGGTGTTCGCCATGACCCAGTCGCCGGCCAATCGCGAGCTGGCCTGGCTGCGCACCGACAAGGGCGAGGTGATGAAGCCCGACCAGATCTACCGCCGCTGGGCGTTGCGGGCGATCTGAGACCTGTGCGAACCACAGCGCAGGGTTGCGTTTAGCCGGCGGATCAATCCCGCTCCCGCCCGTGCGCCCGGAAATGCGCACGGGCGTTGATCTCCGCCGGGTATCGTGTATTTTGCGCCGCAAAATCAAGGAAGCGGGTTCGAGCCAATCGGGCCCGCGTTTTGCTGTTCAGGAACCCCATGCAGCTGCGCAACATCGCCATCATCGCCCACGTCGACCACGGAAAGACCACGCTGGTGGACAAGCTCCTCCAGCAGTCCGGCTCCTTCCGCGAGAACCAGCGCGTGGCCGAACGCGTGATGGATTCGAACGACCTCGAAAAAGAGCGCGGCATCACCATTCTCGCCAAGGCGACCTCGGTGGTGTGGAACGACATCCGCATCAACATCGTGGACACCCCCGGCCACGCCGACTTCGGCGGCGAGGTCGAGCGCATCCTCTCCATGGTGGACGGCGCCATCGTTCTCGTGGACGCGGCCGAAGGCCCCATGCCGCAGACCAAGTTCGTGGTCGGCAAGGCGCTGAAGATCGGCCTCAAGCCCATCGTCGCCATCAACAAGGTGGACCGTCCCGACGGGCGTCCGCAGGAAGTCATCAACGAGGTGTTCGACCTGTTCGCGGCGCTGGACGCCAATGACGAGCAGCTCGACTTCCCGATCCTCTACGGTTCCGGCCGCGACGGCTGGATGGCGCTGACCCCGGAAGGCCCGAAGGACGAGGGCCTCGGCCCGCTGTTCGAGCTCGTGGTCAAGCACGTGCCCCCGGCGAAGACCGAGGACGGCGCGTTCCGCATGCTCGGCACGCTGCTGGAAGCCAACCCCTTCCTCGGCCGCATCATCACCGGCCGCATCGCCTCCGGCACCGTGAAGCCCAACCAGTCCATCAAGGTCATCGACCGCGAGGGCAAGCTGGTCGAGACGGGCCGCGTCTCCAAGATCCTCGCTTTCCGCGGCATCGAGCGTTCGCCGATCGAAGTGGGTGAGGCGGGCGACATCGTCTCCATCGCCGGCCTCGTGAAGGGCTCGGTGGCCGACACCTTCTGCGATCCCTCGGTGGATACGCCCATCCAGGCGCAGCCGATTGATCCGCCCACCGTCACCATGAGCTTCATCGTCAACGACAGCCCGCTCGCGGGCACCGAGGGCGACAAGGTGACGAGCCGCATGATCCGCGACCGCCTGTTCAAGGAGGCCGAGGGCAACGTCACGCTGAAGATCGAGGAATCCGCCGACAAGGATTCGTTCTTCGTCTCCGGCCGCGGCGAACTCCAGCTCGCCATCCTCATCGAGACCATGCGCCGCGAGGGCTTCGAGCTCGCCGTGTCGCGTCCGCGCGTCGTCTTCTCCCAGGATGAGGACGGCAACACGCTGGAGCCGATCGAGGAAGTCGTCATCGACGTGGACGAGGAATATTCCGGCACGGTGGTGCAGAAGATGTCCGAGCGCCGCGCCGAGATGGTGGAGATGCGCCCCTCCGGCGGCAATCGCCAGCGCCTCCTGTTCCACGCTCCGACCCGCGGCCTCATTGGCTACCAGTCCGAACTGCTGACCGACACCCGTGGCACGGCGATCATGAACCGCCTGTTCCACTCCTATCAGCCGTTCAAGGGCGACATCCCCGGCCGCATCAACGGCGTGCTCATCTCCAACGAACAGGGCGAGGCGGTGGCCTATGCGCTGTGGAACCTGGAAGATCGCGGCCCGATGGTGATCGAGCCCGGCTGGAAGGTCTATCAGGGCATGATCATCGGCATCCACAACCGGGACAACGACCTGGAAGTGAACGTGCTGAAGGGCAAGAAGCTCACCAACATCCGCACCACCTCCAAGGACGAGGCGGTGCGCCTGACCCCGCCGATCCGCATGACGCTGGAGCGGTCGCTGGCCTGGATCCAGGACGACGAGCTGGTGGAAGTGACGCCCAAGTCCATCCGCCTGCGCAAGCGCTATCTCGATCCGAACGAGCGCAAGCGCATGAAGGGCAAGGTGGACGTCGCCTGACGTCCAAGCCCGTCTGAAACGAGAAAAGCCCCGGTGCGCGCACCGGGGCTTTTCTTTTGTCTGCTTCATCCGCCTTGGCGGGCAGGGCGCTCGTTCAGGCCGAGCGCTTGGCGGTCGCCGCGATGAGCGCGTCGAGGGAGGGCTTCTCCGCCGGCAGGCCGGTGGGGCTGATGAGGCCGCGGGCGCCGTCGAGCGCGCCGGGCTTCAGTTCGAGGCCGAGCAGGCGTGCCGGATCGAACGGGCCGGGCATCCAGAGCCCGCTGGTCTTCTGTGCCGAAAAGCCGAAGCGCGCATAATAAGGCGCATCGCCCACCAGCAGCACGGCGTCGTGGCCGAGCGCTTCGGCGCGTTCGAGGGCCGCACGCATCATCTGGCCGCCGAGGCCGCGATCGCGGAACCAGGGGTGGACCGCGAGCGGGCCGAGCAGCAGCGCCGGTCGGGCGGGTCCGGCGGAGACGTGCCACAGGCGCACCGTTGCCGCCAGCCGGCCGTCCGGCCCATGGGCGGCGAGCGCCAGACCCTCCGCCGGCAACCGGTCCTCGCGGATCCGCTCGGATGCCTTCTCGAACCGCTCCGGCAGGCAGAGGTCCAGCAGGGCCTCGCGTGCGGCGGCTTCTTCCCGTTTCTCAGCGACGATCTCGATCATCGACATCTCCCGTGCCGCCTTCAGCGGCCGAAGGATGCCCATCCGGCGCAGCAAGCCGCGCCAGCCCGAAGGCTTATGGAAGGGGTGCGGAGGAAAAAGGGGACCCGCCCCTCGGGAAAGCACGGGCGAGGCCACCCGCGCGGCGCGGCGGAAGCCGCGCGCCGTTGGCGCCTCGCCCGGAGCCGGCGGCGTTGCTGCCGCCGGCTGCGATCAGATCACGTAGGACTTCAGCGGCGGGAAGCCATTGAACGCCACCGCCGAATAGGTGGTGGTGTAGGCGCCGCAGGCCTCGATGAGCACCTTGTCGCCGATGGACAGCGACAGGGGCAGTTCCACCGGTGTCTTCTCATAGAGCACGTCGGCCGAATCGCAGGTCGGGCCGGCGAGGACGCACGGGGCGGTGTCGTCCCCGTCGCGCGGCGTGCGCAGCGGGTAGCGGATCGCCTCGTCCATGGTCTCGGCGAGCCCGCCGAACTTGCCGATGTCCAGATAGACCCAGCGCATGGTGTCGCTCTCGGCCTTCTTGGAGATCAGCACCACCTCGGTCTCGATGATGCCGGCATTGCCGACCATGCCGCGACCGGGCTCCATGATGGTCTCGGGGATGGCGTTGCCGAAATGGCGGCGCAGCGAATCGAAGATCGCCTCGCCATAGGCCTGCGCCTTGGGAACATCCTGAAGATACTTCGTCGGGAAGCCGCCGCCGAGGTTCACCATGGAGAGCGAGATGCCGCGCACGGCGCACTCGCGGAAGATATAGGCCGCAGAGCCGAGCGCCTGATCCCAGGCATGCACGTTCTTCTGCTGCGAGCCCACATGGAAGGACACGCCATAGGGCGAGAGGCCGAGGCGGAAGGCATGCTCCAGCACGTCCGGCGCCATCTCCGGGACGCAGCCGAACTTGCGCGAGAGCGGCCATTCGGCGCCCGCGCCGTCGCAGAGGATGCGGCAGAACACGCGCGCGCCGGGGGCAACGCGGGCGATCTTCTCGACTTCCTCGTAGCAGTCGACCGCGAACAGGCGCACGCCGATCTTGTAGGCGCGCTCGATGTCGCGCTCCTTCTTGATCGTGTTGCCGAAGGAGATGCGGTCGGGGGTGGCGCCGGCGAACAGCGCCATCTCGATCTCCTGCACCGAGGCGCAGTCGAAGCACGAGCCCAGCTCGGCGAGGGCCTTCAGGATGGCCGCGTCGGGATTGGCCTTCACCGCGTAGAAGACACGGGTGTCAGGCAGCGCACGGGCGAACGCAGTATAGTTCGCGCGCACCACATCGAGGTCAACGACGACGCAGGGACCATCCTCACGTCGGTTCCGAAGGAATTCGCGGATGCGATCGGTCATGGCAACCTCCCGTGACCTAGAAGCCTCGTGAAGCGCGGCCTTCGCCGCGCGACGACAGTCAGGCGGATCGCGACGTTCACCGCCGCCAATCCGGGGCACGCGCACCTGCGTCCGGAGGCGTGATGGAAGCGCCTTCGTCCGACGGGCCGTACCCGCTTCGCCGGGTTCTCACCGGCCGCAAATCGCGCCGAGCGGCACCGCTCCCTTCGCGCGGCAAAAACGCCAGGCGTTGGGAAGATGATGCGCACGATTGGAAAGGGAATTCCCTCTCCGCACGGCCGGCAAGATGTAGTGCCTCTTCAGTAACCCCGACCTTTGGAGGGCCGGCAGAGACCAAAAAAGCCCGCTACGTCGTTGCTTCAAGTCACGTCCCCTGCTGAGAGCAGGGTGGGCCGGTTCCCTCCGGCTACCGATCTGGCTGGCGGCTTTCCGGCCTCTTGTCCGGACTTCCGCCGATCGGCACGCAACCACAGGCACGTGCGAAATTGGGCAGGACGCGATTTAGGGAAATTCGCTCGCCTTCGCAAGCGGCAATTTCGCGGCAGGGCGCCTCATTTTGCGCCTATCTGGGAGCATCGCCGGCTCAGGGTCGTCCGATCGGCTCCAAAATGGCGCGAACGCACGACGGCCTTTGGGAAACGCCGGTGCCACGCAGCGCCGCATGCCTCCCCTGCGCAGGATGCGGCCCGCTTGAGGGGTCCGGGGCGTGCAGAGAGAAATGTTATTTTTATCAATAACTTAGACGGGCGTGTCGCCAGCGGGTGCCCGTGCTGTCATGACGACGATCACGATGGCGCGCCCTTGGGCACCCTGCGGCTTTCCCGCACTTGATCGAGCGCAAGGGAGGGCGCAAGGTGCCAGCATAAGATTAGAAAAGTTCGCGTCCACGTTCCGCCCCCGGATATCGAATGAGCTACGATCACTTCTTCGCCGACGCTGTCGATGCGCTTCGCCGCGAGCGTCGTTACCGCACCTTCGCCGATGTCGAGCGGGACGCCACGCGCTTCCCCCGTGCCACGTGGCACTCGCCCGGCGGCCCGCGGGAAATCGTCGTGTGGTGCTCCAACGACTATCTGGGCATGGGCAGCCACCCCGCCGTGGTGGAAGCCATGCGCGAGACCGCGCTGCGCCGGGGGGCAGGCGCGGGCGGCACGCGCAACATCTCGGGCAACAGCCACGAGATCGTCCTGCTGGAGCGTGAACTGGCCGACCTGCACGGCAAGGAGCAGGGCCTCGTCTTCACCTCGGGCTATGTGTCGAACGCCACGGGCATCTCGACCATCGCCAAGCTGATCCCCGACTGCGTGGTGATCTCGGACGAGCTGAACCACAATTCCATGATCGAGGGCGTCCGCCAGGGCGGCCGGCAGAAGTTCATCTTCCGCCATAACGACCTCGCCCATCTGGAAGAGATCCTCCAGGCGGTCGCGGACCGGCCGAAGCTGATCGTCTTCGAGAGCGTCTATTCCATGGATGGCGACATCGCGCCCATGGCCGCCATCTGCGATCTGGCCGAGCGCTACGGCGCCATGACGTATCTCGATGAGGTCCACGCGGTGGGCATGTATGGCCCGCGCGGCGGCGGCGTTGCCGAGCGCGACGGCGTCATGGACCGCATCGACGTGATCGAGGGCACGCTGGGCAAGGCCTTCGGCGTGGTGGGCGGCTATCTCACCGGCAAGCGGGTGGTGATGGACGCCGTGCGCTCCTATGCCCCGGGCTTCATCTTCACCACGGCCCTGCCGCCGGCGGTTGCCGCCGCCGCCACGGCCTCCATCCGGCATCTGAAGGCCTCGAACGCCGAGCGCGACGGCCAGCGCCGTCAGGTCGCCAAGGTCAAGGCGGCGCTCGCCGCCGCCGGCCTGCCGCAGATGGAAACCCCCACCCACATCGTTCCCGTGATGGTGGGCGACGCGAAGGCCTGCAAGGCCGCCAGCGACGTGCTCCTCAACGAGCACAACATCTACATCCAGCCCATCAACTATCCCACCGTGCCGCGCGGCACGGAGCGCCTGCGCATCACGCCGACGCCCTTCCATAACGACAAGCTCATCGCGCACCTCGCCGATGCGCTGAACGACGTGTGGAATCGCCTCGACCTGCCGCGCGTGCGCGACACCGGCAGCGAGCGCCGCCTCGTGGCGGCCGGCGCGGCATCGCTCGCCATGCCTACCGCCGGCGGCTGAGCGCACAGACAGAAATCTTGTCCTTTCCAAAGCCCGGCCGTCGTGCCGGGCTTTTTGCTGTGGGGGAGCGTCTCTGCCGCAGCCGGCGGTCGATCGCTTGCTTGCGTCCAGGGCGTCCGGAATGCCATCTGAACGGTGTCGGTCCCGCGCGGTGGAGGCGCGGGGCCGCGCGTGATGCGTCTGTCCGGAGAGCCCCATGCTGCCCGCCCATGTCGCCCGCCGCCGTTTGTGCCAGAGGGGCGCTGGCATGGCGCTTCTCCTCCTGTGTGCCGCGGCCGCTGGCACGATTCCGGCCCGAGCCGCTTCCGATGGGCCGTCCTTCGACTGCCGTGCCGCCCGCTCCAAGATCGAGAAGGCCATCTGCGCCGATCCGGCCCTTTCGGCGCTGGACCGCCGCATCGCGGCCGCCTACCAGAAGCTGCTTGCCGCCCTCGATGCGCCGGGCCGCACGGCGCTGCGCATGGACCAGCGGACGTTCCTTGAAGCGCGCGACATCCAGGCCCGCCGCAGCGATTATGACCTGAAGGCCGATCTCACCGGCCGCGCGGCTTTCCTCGAATCCATCGAGCCCGTCCCGCGCGCCGGCTTCGCCGGCACCTGGACCAACGTCTATGGCGACGTCAGCGGCAGCACGGCCGGAAGCGGCTTCAAGGTGGAGATTTCCACCGTGCAGCCCTATCCGAGCTATCCCACCTGCACGCTCTCGGCCTCCGGCGCCGTCTCGGGCAATACGCTGCTCGTCGGCGGCAGCGAGGAGGAGCGCAAGGACAATGACGGCTGGACGGTGAAGCTGACCCGCGAGGGGGCCACCCTGTCCGCCGAGCTCCAGCGCCCCCGCGAGGCGGAGTTCGGCAGCCCACCCTTCTGCGGTTTCCGATCCACCATCGACGGCAGCTTCTTCGCCACGCGCCAACCGTCCGGGAACCCGGCCCGCTAGAGCACGCGCCGGTCAGGTTGCAACGCTATCTGATCGGATCACGCGGTCTCTTTCTTGAGGTTAGAGGGCGCGTGATCGCGCTGACCGGTCTGCCACGGGCGGCGTTCATCTCTGGTCCATGCAGCCGCCTTTACCCATCCCGTGGAGCCGGCTGCGGCTCCGGGGACGGGAACCCGGCCATCCGCCCGGCGTTCTGCGCTCTCGGCTGACGGCGCACCCTCCATGGAGAGCGCGTCCGCCGGGAGGCCGATGCGTCGTCCGTCTCCCTTTAACGGTTCGAGGACGGGAGCCCGGCATGAGGCGGTTTGTGAGGGTCGTGGCGCTGGCCGCTCCGCTGATCTGGGGCGGGCCGGCCGGCGCACAGGTCGTGGACGGCTGGGGGTGGAGCATCATCATCCCCTCCATCACCGGCACCGATGTGCTCGGCCTCCACCTGCGCGACCTGAGGCGGCAGGATGAGGAGCGGGCCCGCCGCGCGGCGCAGGGCCAATCGGCTGTGCCGCGCAGCCAGCCGGCGGTCGACACCGCTGTCCTGCGCTACACGCCATCAAAGGCCCGCCGGGCCGCGAACCTCGCCGGCATGGTCGAAAAGACACGGGCGAGCGATCCAGCCGGCGCGGCTGACCTCCAGAAGCTGTTCGCGGAAAGCGACATCATCGCCAGCATCGACGCGCGCCTCCGGCCGCAGGGCTTGAGGGTGGATGACCTCGGCGATGCCTTTGCCGTCTGGTGGACGACCGTCTGGGCCGCCGCGCGGGGGAGCAACGATACGCCGCCTCCGCGCACCGTGAACGCGGTGCGGCGGCAGGCCGCCGAGGCGTTGAGTGGCGCCGATGGCATCCGGACGGCCACCGATGCGCAGAAGCAGGAACTCGCCGAAGCGCTGCTGGTCCAGGCCGTCCTGATCGACGGCGCCGTCGATCAGGCCAAGGGAAATCCGGCGCAGATGCGTCAGGTCAGCGCCGCCGCGCGCAAGATCGCTGGCGGAATGGGGCTCGACGTCGGCGCGATGCAGCTCACGGAAAAGGGCTTCGTCCTCGCCGTCGGCAGCCGGTGACGTCCCCGCTGCCGACGCCTCGCAAGGCGTCGGTGGTGCGAGGTGGCCGGGTCACCTGCGGCCGCCGAGGAAGGTGTCCACGAACCAGCGGTCGAGCGTCATGGGCTCATCCTGCTGCGGGCGCGGCTGCTGGGGCGGGAGGTTGCCGACGATGGCCGGCGGCGCCTCGTCCGGCACCTGGCCGGGGGGCAGCATGCCGCCCTGCTGGCCGAAGCCGAAGGTGCCGGAGGCCACATAGCTGCGGCCGGCACCGGGCAGTTCGGTGGGCGGCAGGTCCTTGTGGGCCACCTTCATGTAGCGGCTCCAGATCTCCGCCGGCAAATTGGCGCCTGAGGCCTTCTTGGTGGGGGAGGAATCGTCATTGCCGATCCACACCGCCGTTACGATGCGGGCCGTGTAGCCCACGAACCAGGCGTCGCGATAATCCTGCGAGGTGCCGGTCTTGCCGGCGGCATCCCAGCCGGGCAGCTCGGCGCGGCGGCCGGTGCCCACCGCGATGGTCTGCTCCAGCATATGGTTCATCATGCCCACATAGGCCGGATCGATGACCCGCCCCGGCCCCGAGGTGGAGCGGGAATAGAGCATCTTGCCATCCGGTCCCTTCACGCTCTCGATCACGTAGGGGATGACGCCGATGCCGCCATTGGCGAAGGGCACGTAAGCGGAGGCCAGCTCCAGCACGGAGACTTCCGACGTGCCGAGCGCGATGGACGGGTTCGGATCGAGCGTCGAGGTGATGCCGAGCCGGTGGGCGGTCGCCACCACCGCTTTCGGCCCCACTTCCAGCGCGAGGCGCACGGAGACCGTGTTCAGCGACATGGCGAGCGCCTGCTGGAGCTGAACAGGGCCGAGATACTGGTGGCTGGCATTCTCCGGCTTCCAGCCCTTGAGCTGGATCGGCCCGTCCTCGCGCACCGTCTCGGGAGTCAGGCCCTTTTCCAGCGCGGTGAGATAGATGAAGGGCTTGAAGGAGGAGCCCGGCTGACGGCGCGCGGTGACGGCGCGGTTGTACTGGCTGTCCTCATAGGAGCGCCCGCCCACCAGCGCCTTCACGGCCCCGTCCGTGTCGAGCGAGACCACGGCGCCCTGACCGACGCCGTATTTCTGGCCCTGCTTGTTCAGCGCATCCGTGAGCGAGGCCTGCGCCGTCTGCTGGAGCACGGGGTCGATGGTGGTGCGCACGATCACGTCGCCGGGCAGCGTGCCCACGTAGGAATCGAGCTGGTCCATCACCCA
The Azorhizobium caulinodans ORS 571 genome window above contains:
- a CDS encoding GNAT family N-acetyltransferase, which translates into the protein MIEIVAEKREEAAAREALLDLCLPERFEKASERIREDRLPAEGLALAAHGPDGRLAATVRLWHVSAGPARPALLLGPLAVHPWFRDRGLGGQMMRAALERAEALGHDAVLLVGDAPYYARFGFSAQKTSGLWMPGPFDPARLLGLELKPGALDGARGLISPTGLPAEKPSLDALIAATAKRSA
- a CDS encoding lysozyme inhibitor LprI family protein, whose protein sequence is MALLLLCAAAAGTIPARAASDGPSFDCRAARSKIEKAICADPALSALDRRIAAAYQKLLAALDAPGRTALRMDQRTFLEARDIQARRSDYDLKADLTGRAAFLESIEPVPRAGFAGTWTNVYGDVSGSTAGSGFKVEISTVQPYPSYPTCTLSASGAVSGNTLLVGGSEEERKDNDGWTVKLTREGATLSAELQRPREAEFGSPPFCGFRSTIDGSFFATRQPSGNPAR
- a CDS encoding type III PLP-dependent enzyme — protein: MTDRIREFLRNRREDGPCVVVDLDVVRANYTAFARALPDTRVFYAVKANPDAAILKALAELGSCFDCASVQEIEMALFAGATPDRISFGNTIKKERDIERAYKIGVRLFAVDCYEEVEKIARVAPGARVFCRILCDGAGAEWPLSRKFGCVPEMAPDVLEHAFRLGLSPYGVSFHVGSQQKNVHAWDQALGSAAYIFRECAVRGISLSMVNLGGGFPTKYLQDVPKAQAYGEAIFDSLRRHFGNAIPETIMEPGRGMVGNAGIIETEVVLISKKAESDTMRWVYLDIGKFGGLAETMDEAIRYPLRTPRDGDDTAPCVLAGPTCDSADVLYEKTPVELPLSLSIGDKVLIEACGAYTTTYSAVAFNGFPPLKSYVI
- a CDS encoding potassium channel family protein, with the translated sequence MPAELVYGILISLITVVIHSVASVFLVRALLVFTKRVRLRHAMRGLLLGMMLTGAILTFAHLVEVAVWAVAYVAVDGVVQDKDSYYLAFVNFTTLGYGDLLPAKPWRLLGPVTAANGMLLFGWSTALIFAVLTRLSEQLGVHHLSDKGE
- a CDS encoding DUF6683 family protein, with the translated sequence MRRFVRVVALAAPLIWGGPAGAQVVDGWGWSIIIPSITGTDVLGLHLRDLRRQDEERARRAAQGQSAVPRSQPAVDTAVLRYTPSKARRAANLAGMVEKTRASDPAGAADLQKLFAESDIIASIDARLRPQGLRVDDLGDAFAVWWTTVWAAARGSNDTPPPRTVNAVRRQAAEALSGADGIRTATDAQKQELAEALLVQAVLIDGAVDQAKGNPAQMRQVSAAARKIAGGMGLDVGAMQLTEKGFVLAVGSR
- the hemA gene encoding 5-aminolevulinate synthase, which translates into the protein MSYDHFFADAVDALRRERRYRTFADVERDATRFPRATWHSPGGPREIVVWCSNDYLGMGSHPAVVEAMRETALRRGAGAGGTRNISGNSHEIVLLERELADLHGKEQGLVFTSGYVSNATGISTIAKLIPDCVVISDELNHNSMIEGVRQGGRQKFIFRHNDLAHLEEILQAVADRPKLIVFESVYSMDGDIAPMAAICDLAERYGAMTYLDEVHAVGMYGPRGGGVAERDGVMDRIDVIEGTLGKAFGVVGGYLTGKRVVMDAVRSYAPGFIFTTALPPAVAAAATASIRHLKASNAERDGQRRQVAKVKAALAAAGLPQMETPTHIVPVMVGDAKACKAASDVLLNEHNIYIQPINYPTVPRGTERLRITPTPFHNDKLIAHLADALNDVWNRLDLPRVRDTGSERRLVAAGAASLAMPTAGG
- the typA gene encoding translational GTPase TypA; this translates as MQLRNIAIIAHVDHGKTTLVDKLLQQSGSFRENQRVAERVMDSNDLEKERGITILAKATSVVWNDIRINIVDTPGHADFGGEVERILSMVDGAIVLVDAAEGPMPQTKFVVGKALKIGLKPIVAINKVDRPDGRPQEVINEVFDLFAALDANDEQLDFPILYGSGRDGWMALTPEGPKDEGLGPLFELVVKHVPPAKTEDGAFRMLGTLLEANPFLGRIITGRIASGTVKPNQSIKVIDREGKLVETGRVSKILAFRGIERSPIEVGEAGDIVSIAGLVKGSVADTFCDPSVDTPIQAQPIDPPTVTMSFIVNDSPLAGTEGDKVTSRMIRDRLFKEAEGNVTLKIEESADKDSFFVSGRGELQLAILIETMRREGFELAVSRPRVVFSQDEDGNTLEPIEEVVIDVDEEYSGTVVQKMSERRAEMVEMRPSGGNRQRLLFHAPTRGLIGYQSELLTDTRGTAIMNRLFHSYQPFKGDIPGRINGVLISNEQGEAVAYALWNLEDRGPMVIEPGWKVYQGMIIGIHNRDNDLEVNVLKGKKLTNIRTTSKDEAVRLTPPIRMTLERSLAWIQDDELVEVTPKSIRLRKRYLDPNERKRMKGKVDVA
- a CDS encoding transglycosylase domain-containing protein, with the translated sequence MRAASGSPEPSFDIRLDPEDRPGGGRKPARKADAAGGGRPARDQRARVEPSLDGDAAESEDMAAAPRRSKTEGSSRTSKGSTSSGGRGKAKSERRRKRGFFSLFGLIKWLFILGLWAAVGVGALVAYEASKLPPMQTLMVPKRPPTVMIQSFDGKPLATRGDMGGAAVPIKELPAYLPKAFVAIEDRRFYDHFGLDIWGLARAMAANAVSRRVRQGGSTLTQQLAKNLFLTQERTFSRKIQELVLALWLEKKFTKTEILDLYLNRVYFGNGAYGVEAAAQRYFNKSARNVTLSEAAMLAGLVNAPSRLAPTRNLKAAQDRANLVLAAMREQGFITEDMAKVALARPATLAKPSTPDSIGYVADWVMDQLDSYVGTLPGDVIVRTTIDPVLQQTAQASLTDALNKQGQKYGVGQGAVVSLDTDGAVKALVGGRSYEDSQYNRAVTARRQPGSSFKPFIYLTALEKGLTPETVREDGPIQLKGWKPENASHQYLGPVQLQQALAMSLNTVSVRLALEVGPKAVVATAHRLGITSTLDPNPSIALGTSEVSVLELASAYVPFANGGIGVIPYVIESVKGPDGKMLYSRSTSGPGRVIDPAYVGMMNHMLEQTIAVGTGRRAELPGWDAAGKTGTSQDYRDAWFVGYTARIVTAVWIGNDDSSPTKKASGANLPAEIWSRYMKVAHKDLPPTELPGAGRSYVASGTFGFGQQGGMLPPGQVPDEAPPAIVGNLPPQQPRPQQDEPMTLDRWFVDTFLGGRR
- a CDS encoding DUF72 domain-containing protein, yielding MTIRVGIGGWTFEPWRGTFFPPGLPHARELEYAAGQVTTIEVNGTFYRTQTPKTFASWAAQVPDGFVFSLKAPRYATNRRVLAEGGESIARFVESGLAELGDKLGPINWQFPPTKAFDPDDFGAFLNHLPETVDGVKLRHALEVRHASFCTAEFVALARKHKMAVIFADDDDYPAIADVTADFVYARLQRAREEEPTGYSPDVLKGWLERARIWEAGGVPEDLPSYGDPAPKPKKAARRDVFVYMINGAKVRAPAAAQALLALVR